In the Streptomyces sp. BHT-5-2 genome, one interval contains:
- a CDS encoding cytochrome P450 gives MSQPPPVPQGLPMDRDAGPFDPPSGITRLREARPVSPLAFPDGHEGWLVTGYEEVRRLMADTRFSSRQDIGIIHVPYETPGMPTPTEPSPQVPGLFVAMDPPDHTRLRRRLTGAFTVKRMKQLEDHIIEITERQLDELARLAPPVDLVREFALPVPSLVICALLGVPYADRDTFQANSAKFMEKDIALDEKMAAYGALTSYLAELVTRKRAEPGEDVLSDLARHEDLTIEELTGAAFLLLLAGHETTANMLALGTFALLEHPEQLAELRTDPELLPGAVEELLRYLSVGDIFYRYATEDIDLGGETIGRGSTVVVSLLAANRDPRRFENPDTLDIRRKARGHLSFGHGIHQCLGQQLARIEMRAGFGALLRRFPDLELAVPAHEVRLRTDMNIYGVHELPVTWPKTVH, from the coding sequence ATGAGCCAGCCGCCTCCCGTCCCGCAGGGCCTCCCCATGGACCGCGACGCGGGCCCCTTCGACCCGCCCTCCGGGATCACCCGGCTGCGCGAGGCCCGCCCGGTCAGCCCCCTGGCCTTCCCCGACGGTCACGAGGGCTGGCTCGTCACCGGCTACGAAGAGGTCCGCAGGCTCATGGCCGACACCCGGTTCAGCTCCCGTCAGGACATCGGGATCATCCACGTGCCGTACGAGACCCCCGGCATGCCCACCCCCACCGAACCGTCCCCGCAGGTGCCGGGCCTGTTCGTCGCCATGGACCCGCCGGACCACACCCGGCTGCGCCGCCGGCTCACCGGCGCCTTCACCGTCAAACGCATGAAGCAGCTCGAAGACCACATCATCGAGATCACCGAGCGGCAACTGGACGAACTGGCGCGCCTCGCCCCGCCGGTCGACCTCGTCAGGGAGTTCGCGCTGCCGGTGCCCTCACTGGTGATCTGCGCACTGCTCGGTGTCCCCTACGCGGACCGCGACACCTTCCAGGCCAACTCCGCCAAGTTCATGGAGAAGGACATCGCCCTCGACGAGAAGATGGCCGCGTACGGCGCACTGACCTCGTACCTCGCCGAACTCGTCACACGCAAACGCGCCGAACCCGGCGAGGACGTCCTCTCCGACCTGGCCCGCCACGAGGACCTCACCATCGAGGAGTTGACCGGCGCCGCCTTCCTGCTGCTGCTCGCGGGCCACGAGACCACCGCCAACATGCTGGCCCTGGGCACCTTCGCGCTCCTGGAGCACCCCGAGCAGCTCGCCGAACTGCGCACCGATCCGGAACTGCTCCCCGGCGCCGTCGAGGAACTCCTGCGCTACCTGTCCGTCGGCGACATCTTCTACCGCTACGCCACGGAGGACATCGACCTCGGCGGCGAAACGATCGGCAGGGGATCGACCGTCGTCGTCTCGCTGCTGGCCGCCAACCGCGACCCCCGGCGCTTCGAGAACCCCGACACCCTGGACATCCGCCGCAAGGCCCGCGGCCACCTCTCCTTCGGCCACGGCATCCACCAGTGCCTCGGCCAGCAACTGGCCCGCATCGAGATGCGCGCCGGCTTCGGCGCCCTGCTGCGCCGCTTCCCGGACCTCGAACTCGCCGTCCCCGCCCACGAGGTGAGGCTCAGGACCGACATGAACATCTACGGCGTCCACGAACTCCCGGTCACCTGGCCGAAAACGGTCCACTGA
- a CDS encoding glycosyltransferase, with protein MSRNSAHPEDGPGGPGHPHGPDAPGRAAAPTVTVIVPVHDTRRYLDRSLGSVLAQTLDPDRIEIIAVDDGSTDGSAAWLDEAAAAHPRLTVVHQPASGGAGRPRNVGLDRATGDYVFFLDSDDHLGPEALERLTRMAEEHGSDIVYGRIVGTDGRGAPVDLRTTSPRVSVFDSPVYWSLAAYKLFRRSFVERHHLRFVEGRLLAEDLPFGIAALLRAGTVSVLADYDCYYLHGREDDSNASRQDMDWPAYLAYIDTVLAGLAAEVPPGPDRDKLMIRHFHGEILMPFAAPYLARDEAGRRAMREAARPLVDRYLTDRVSAALPPGLRLRAHCLRAGLDTELTDVVRADSAPGAGPAPGRPRIENGRAYAAYPHFRDPDHPLPDALYDLTDRIAVRQRLTDLQWVGGVLHLHGTATLRAAGTIGADRVELVLHRSGAHLRVPAAHGPDDTWHAALDPATASHGTPLADGIWGLKIAVAAEGADRAEGGTGLGPDAAPAKDVDAPPALRREAWLVPEGGAPATDTTPRVVGHGPEGPTVAALFLSSPHGHLHLDLDHDGARRPLGTDLRGEAACTRAGRATVAARVTLPGCPADAGLQFVLRDATRCVALRTTVERGAGDRYRARSRLRSGPPGTWRVALRLTAGGLRREIPVQSADGKGPLTLTVPAARG; from the coding sequence GTGTCCCGCAACTCTGCTCATCCTGAGGACGGCCCCGGCGGCCCCGGCCACCCGCACGGCCCAGACGCCCCGGGCCGCGCCGCCGCCCCGACCGTCACCGTGATCGTGCCGGTCCACGACACCCGCCGCTATCTGGACCGCAGCCTCGGCTCGGTCCTCGCCCAGACCCTCGATCCGGACCGCATCGAGATCATCGCCGTCGACGACGGCTCCACCGACGGCAGCGCCGCCTGGCTCGACGAGGCCGCCGCCGCCCACCCCCGCCTCACCGTCGTCCACCAGCCCGCCTCCGGAGGCGCCGGGAGACCCCGCAACGTCGGCCTGGACCGCGCCACCGGCGACTACGTCTTCTTCCTCGACTCCGACGACCACCTCGGCCCCGAGGCCCTGGAGCGCCTCACCCGGATGGCCGAGGAACACGGCTCCGACATCGTCTACGGCCGCATCGTCGGCACCGACGGCCGCGGCGCCCCCGTCGACCTGCGCACCACCAGCCCCCGCGTCTCGGTCTTCGACTCGCCCGTCTACTGGTCGCTGGCCGCCTACAAGCTCTTCCGCCGCTCCTTCGTCGAACGCCACCACCTGCGCTTCGTCGAGGGCCGGCTGCTCGCCGAGGACCTCCCCTTCGGCATCGCCGCCCTGCTGCGCGCCGGCACCGTCTCCGTCCTCGCCGACTACGACTGCTACTACCTGCACGGCCGCGAGGACGACAGCAACGCCTCCCGCCAGGACATGGACTGGCCCGCCTACCTCGCCTACATCGACACCGTCCTGGCCGGTCTCGCCGCCGAGGTCCCGCCCGGCCCCGACCGCGACAAACTCATGATCCGCCACTTCCACGGCGAGATACTCATGCCGTTCGCGGCCCCCTACCTCGCCCGGGACGAGGCCGGCCGCCGCGCGATGCGCGAGGCCGCCCGCCCCCTCGTCGACCGCTATCTGACCGACCGGGTCTCCGCGGCCCTCCCGCCCGGCCTCCGGCTCCGCGCCCACTGCCTCCGCGCCGGCCTCGACACCGAACTGACCGACGTAGTCCGGGCCGACTCCGCCCCCGGCGCCGGCCCCGCGCCCGGCCGCCCCCGCATCGAGAACGGCCGCGCCTACGCCGCCTACCCGCACTTCCGCGACCCGGACCACCCGCTGCCGGACGCCCTCTACGACCTCACCGACCGGATCGCCGTCCGCCAGCGCCTCACCGACCTCCAGTGGGTCGGCGGCGTCCTCCACCTCCACGGCACCGCGACCCTCCGCGCCGCGGGCACCATCGGCGCCGATCGCGTGGAGCTCGTCCTCCACCGCAGCGGCGCCCACCTCCGCGTCCCCGCCGCGCACGGCCCCGACGACACCTGGCACGCCGCCCTCGACCCGGCCACCGCCTCCCACGGCACCCCATTGGCGGACGGCATCTGGGGACTGAAGATCGCGGTGGCGGCCGAAGGGGCGGACAGGGCAGAGGGAGGTACCGGGCTCGGCCCCGACGCCGCACCTGCGAAGGACGTGGACGCCCCGCCCGCCCTCCGCCGCGAAGCCTGGCTCGTCCCCGAGGGCGGCGCACCGGCCACCGACACCACGCCCCGCGTCGTCGGCCACGGCCCCGAAGGCCCCACCGTCGCCGCCCTCTTCCTCTCCTCCCCGCACGGCCACCTCCACCTCGACCTGGACCACGACGGTGCCCGCCGCCCGCTCGGCACCGATCTCCGGGGCGAGGCCGCCTGCACCCGCGCCGGCCGCGCCACGGTCGCCGCCCGCGTCACCCTCCCCGGCTGCCCCGCCGACGCCGGCCTCCAGTTCGTCCTGCGCGACGCCACCCGCTGCGTGGCCCTGCGCACCACCGTCGAACGCGGCGCCGGCGACCGCTACCGGGCCCGCTCCCGCCTCCGCAGCGGCCCCCCGGGCACCTGGCGGGTCGCCCTCCGCCTGACCGCCGGCGGCCTGCGCCGCGAAATCCCGGTCCAATCCGCCGACGGCAAGGGCCCGTTGACCCTCACGGTGCCGGCGGCAAGGGGCTGA
- a CDS encoding YfhO family protein: MSPTPSAPQEGVRDREVARSPSGATRATPAGRARRRAAAPGLAALLSMGAYCLALAAHGSYPFGPRPRSVNDLGNQFVPFHARLWDLLHGGAHGDLFFNWGSGYGVPFLADFVTYLMNPFSLLVGVFPRALVDLPVFLVTLLSIGLGAALMTVLLGRLRAGPGGLRALLAVGYGLCAWVLSDGYADPMWMWGLVSLPLLGIAADWCLRRVRWVAGTLLVAVAWAGNFYTAAMATLATGLVLAVRLLAEGPVGRGARDDRDDEDDGGGAGAARAAWPPGGRARVVGRAAGMAAAGIALAAPVLTVTLRASRASQQPPPAVYEGRPPLLDQLAKLLPPGHGTVPAPNVSVGVAALLLVAAFPFVRAVPVRARVGWTLLALGMGASFVWKPTILLWHGLALPNGSPYRAAFVLSGVLVMVAWLALAHRPRPRELAAGAGLVAVLLLCCRNRSAVNGTTWLMVAGGGAVVLAALAAPARLRARRRGRAAVTAVLAVTVTLTAACTAFSVTAARDAIPWFRPKPTMTAGALAARRGLAARDDWPRSRTDPGPHEFADNDPLLIGGEGGAYYSSYVPAAAARTLRGLGAGWYIRGRHTLSFQDPVGQALMGVGSALMPPEPGAARGAFTVARGRPAPLLTVRRGPLPGPGAGPDTVFARQERLLGARVYEVPRLVPVAGPAPAPQRAPGGWLLPDRPLPGTDAGVLTAPDAPEAGAAFTARCTPGSLALWYAPWFAGEVAGPGGATRAVGRWDGTANPLRRLGTVPADGVVRVRFTGQRRAYVPERAVGCLAPGRLAAAVRALEGPVRLTAGGHDLTARLRPGAAGTAVLALPAVSGWGCSVDGGPVREPGSFGGLTAVPLSRGATRLSCAYEPPGLAAGLLVSAAGALAVVAVAGAAALRRGRRRTPPAFPE, translated from the coding sequence GTGAGCCCGACACCTTCCGCACCCCAAGAGGGGGTCCGGGACCGGGAGGTTGCCCGGAGTCCGTCCGGCGCGACGCGCGCCACACCCGCGGGGCGGGCCCGGCGCCGGGCGGCCGCGCCCGGGCTCGCGGCGCTGCTGTCCATGGGTGCGTACTGCCTGGCGCTGGCCGCCCACGGCAGCTATCCGTTCGGGCCGCGGCCCCGTTCGGTGAACGACCTGGGCAACCAGTTCGTGCCCTTCCACGCCCGGCTGTGGGACCTGCTGCACGGCGGCGCCCACGGGGATCTCTTCTTCAACTGGGGCAGCGGGTACGGCGTCCCCTTCCTGGCGGACTTCGTCACGTATCTGATGAACCCGTTCTCGCTGCTGGTGGGGGTGTTCCCGCGGGCGCTGGTGGATCTGCCGGTGTTCCTGGTGACGCTGCTGAGCATCGGGCTGGGCGCGGCGCTGATGACCGTGCTCCTGGGGCGGCTGCGGGCCGGGCCGGGCGGGCTGCGGGCGCTGCTGGCGGTGGGGTACGGGCTGTGCGCGTGGGTGCTGAGCGACGGGTACGCCGATCCGATGTGGATGTGGGGGCTGGTGTCGCTGCCGCTGCTGGGGATCGCGGCGGACTGGTGCCTGCGGCGGGTGCGGTGGGTGGCGGGGACGCTGCTGGTGGCGGTGGCGTGGGCCGGGAACTTCTACACCGCGGCGATGGCGACGCTGGCGACCGGGCTGGTGCTGGCGGTTCGGCTGCTGGCGGAGGGGCCGGTGGGGCGGGGCGCCCGGGACGACCGGGACGACGAGGACGACGGCGGCGGCGCGGGGGCCGCCCGCGCCGCGTGGCCGCCGGGCGGGCGGGCGCGGGTGGTGGGCCGGGCGGCCGGCATGGCGGCGGCCGGGATCGCGCTGGCCGCGCCGGTGCTGACGGTGACGCTGCGGGCCAGCCGGGCCTCGCAGCAGCCGCCCCCGGCGGTGTACGAGGGGCGGCCGCCGCTGCTGGACCAGCTGGCGAAGCTGCTGCCGCCCGGCCACGGCACGGTGCCGGCGCCGAACGTCTCCGTCGGGGTGGCGGCGCTGCTGCTGGTGGCGGCCTTCCCGTTCGTCCGGGCGGTGCCGGTGCGGGCCCGGGTCGGGTGGACGCTGCTGGCGCTGGGGATGGGCGCGTCGTTCGTCTGGAAGCCGACGATCCTGCTGTGGCACGGTCTGGCGCTGCCCAACGGGAGCCCGTACCGGGCCGCGTTCGTGCTGAGCGGGGTGCTGGTGATGGTCGCCTGGCTGGCGCTGGCGCACCGCCCGCGGCCGCGGGAGCTGGCCGCGGGGGCGGGGCTGGTCGCGGTGCTGCTGCTGTGCTGCCGGAACCGGAGCGCGGTGAACGGCACGACCTGGCTCATGGTGGCGGGCGGCGGGGCGGTGGTCCTGGCGGCGCTGGCGGCGCCGGCCCGCCTGCGGGCGCGGCGGCGGGGCCGGGCGGCGGTCACCGCGGTGCTGGCCGTCACGGTGACGCTGACCGCGGCCTGCACGGCGTTCTCGGTGACCGCCGCGCGGGACGCGATCCCGTGGTTCCGGCCGAAGCCCACCATGACCGCGGGGGCGCTGGCCGCCCGGCGGGGGCTGGCCGCCCGGGACGACTGGCCGCGGTCCCGCACGGACCCGGGCCCGCACGAGTTCGCCGACAACGATCCGCTGCTGATCGGCGGCGAGGGCGGCGCGTACTACAGCAGCTACGTGCCGGCGGCGGCCGCCCGGACGCTGCGCGGGCTGGGCGCCGGCTGGTACATCCGGGGGCGGCACACGCTCAGCTTCCAGGACCCGGTGGGGCAGGCCCTGATGGGGGTGGGCAGTGCGCTGATGCCGCCGGAACCGGGCGCGGCGCGCGGCGCATTCACGGTGGCGCGCGGGCGGCCGGCGCCGCTGCTGACCGTGCGGCGCGGGCCGCTGCCGGGGCCCGGCGCCGGCCCGGACACCGTCTTCGCCCGCCAGGAACGGTTGCTGGGCGCCCGCGTCTACGAGGTGCCGCGGCTGGTGCCCGTCGCCGGTCCGGCCCCGGCCCCGCAGCGGGCGCCCGGCGGCTGGCTGCTGCCGGACCGCCCGCTGCCCGGCACGGACGCCGGAGTGCTGACCGCGCCGGACGCGCCGGAGGCCGGGGCGGCCTTCACCGCGCGGTGCACCCCGGGCAGCCTGGCGCTGTGGTACGCGCCGTGGTTCGCGGGCGAGGTCGCCGGGCCGGGCGGGGCCACCCGGGCGGTGGGCCGGTGGGACGGCACCGCCAATCCGCTGCGGCGGCTGGGCACCGTACCGGCCGACGGGGTGGTGCGGGTGCGGTTCACCGGGCAGCGCCGCGCGTATGTGCCGGAGCGGGCCGTGGGCTGCCTGGCCCCGGGGCGGCTGGCCGCGGCGGTGCGGGCGCTGGAGGGGCCGGTGCGGCTCACCGCGGGCGGCCACGACCTGACGGCGCGACTGCGTCCGGGGGCGGCGGGGACCGCGGTGCTCGCTCTGCCGGCGGTGTCCGGATGGGGCTGTTCGGTGGACGGCGGACCGGTCCGGGAGCCCGGCTCGTTCGGCGGTCTGACGGCCGTTCCGCTGAGCCGCGGGGCGACCCGGCTGAGCTGTGCGTACGAGCCTCCGGGGCTGGCCGCGGGGCTGCTGGTGAGCGCGGCGGGGGCGCTGGCGGTGGTGGCGGTGGCCGGTGCGGCGGCCCTCCGCCGGGGGCGGCGACGCACTCCACCCGCCTTTCCCGAATAG
- a CDS encoding glycosyltransferase family 2 protein, whose product MKLSIVVPCYNEEAVIGRFDDQLRAVLDGLAVEYELCYVDDGSIDGTLPRIRALVQQHRGTTRYLSFSRNFGKEPAMLAGLRAATGDAVILMDADLQHPPELIEKMLDLYQLGHDQVIARRSRDGDRRLRTTLSRLYYRAVNTWIDVELIDGAGDFRLLSRKAVDALVALPEYNRFSKGLFSWIGFDTVSFDYRNAARADGETKWRFGALVNYGIDGMISFNCRPLRAAIYAGLGLALLATLYALWVIGAAVVGGVTAPGYVTLVAIIVGLGGLQMVMLGLIGEYIGRIYYETKRRPHFLVKESDGVTPPPDPVHTSAPPGTAAVGPRSR is encoded by the coding sequence ATGAAGCTCTCCATCGTCGTCCCCTGCTACAACGAAGAGGCCGTCATAGGCCGCTTCGACGACCAGCTGCGCGCGGTCCTCGACGGCCTCGCGGTGGAGTACGAGCTGTGCTACGTGGACGACGGCAGCATCGACGGGACCCTGCCCCGGATCCGCGCCCTGGTCCAGCAGCACCGCGGCACCACCCGCTACCTCTCCTTCAGCCGCAACTTCGGCAAGGAGCCGGCGATGCTGGCCGGGCTCCGGGCGGCCACCGGCGACGCGGTGATCCTCATGGACGCCGACCTCCAGCACCCGCCGGAGCTGATCGAGAAGATGCTCGACCTCTACCAGCTCGGCCACGACCAGGTCATCGCCCGGCGCAGCCGGGACGGCGACCGGCGGCTGCGCACCACCCTCAGCCGCCTCTACTACCGCGCCGTCAACACCTGGATCGACGTCGAACTGATCGACGGCGCGGGCGACTTCCGGCTGCTGTCCCGCAAGGCCGTGGACGCGCTGGTCGCGCTGCCCGAGTACAACCGCTTCTCCAAGGGCCTGTTCTCCTGGATCGGCTTCGACACCGTCAGCTTCGACTACCGCAACGCCGCCCGGGCGGACGGCGAGACCAAGTGGCGCTTCGGCGCGCTGGTCAACTACGGCATCGACGGCATGATCTCCTTCAACTGCCGCCCGCTGCGCGCCGCCATCTACGCCGGCCTGGGCCTCGCGCTGCTCGCCACCCTCTACGCCCTGTGGGTCATCGGCGCCGCCGTCGTCGGCGGGGTCACCGCGCCCGGCTATGTGACGCTGGTGGCCATCATCGTGGGGCTGGGCGGCCTCCAGATGGTGATGCTCGGGCTGATCGGCGAGTACATCGGGCGGATCTACTACGAGACCAAGCGGCGGCCGCACTTCCTGGTCAAGGAGAGCGACGGCGTCACCCCGCCGCCCGACCCGGTGCACACGTCCGCCCCGCCCGGGACCGCCGCCGTCGGCCCGCGGTCCCGCTGA
- a CDS encoding GtrA family protein: MRGPAAAVPWWQVVRFTAVGVVNTATFYACYLPLHRLLPYFAAYTAGFVLSLVGSFFLNTYFTYRTRPTWRKFLLFPLTQVTNYAVQSAGLVALVSWLGMDSVAAPLAAALLALPVTFLVSRRILRPPGRPDAAPDRPEPPPVRSGRSA, translated from the coding sequence ATGCGCGGGCCGGCCGCGGCGGTCCCCTGGTGGCAGGTCGTCCGGTTCACGGCGGTCGGCGTCGTCAACACCGCGACGTTCTACGCCTGTTACCTGCCGCTGCACCGGCTGCTGCCGTACTTCGCGGCCTACACGGCGGGCTTCGTCCTCAGCCTGGTCGGCTCGTTCTTCCTCAACACCTACTTCACCTACCGCACCCGCCCCACCTGGCGGAAGTTCCTGCTCTTCCCGCTGACCCAGGTCACCAACTACGCGGTGCAGAGCGCCGGTCTGGTGGCGCTGGTGAGCTGGCTGGGGATGGACAGCGTGGCGGCGCCGCTGGCCGCCGCCCTGCTGGCGCTGCCGGTCACCTTCCTCGTCTCCCGCCGGATCCTGCGACCGCCCGGACGCCCGGACGCCGCCCCCGACCGGCCCGAGCCACCACCGGTGCGCTCGGGCCGGTCGGCCTAG
- a CDS encoding PIG-L family deacetylase — translation MPRSGPSGPFVPRRRLLQATGGALLAATAGAGVWAWASPDAARPAPPAREQQPPEELAEQVFLHVIAHPDDGLFFMNPGLYQAIRSGARVVTVCLTGGESDGRNAPRGSALHDRVVPDRSAFARARVNGLLAAHAQMATGDRNSVWDGEARTLLPGFQVEIQTLRAAPQHQLVFVELVEARAVCQPRVTSLRGLWLGVADTLPTLRPEASPVQRQFRYTRDQVTDTLAAVLDWVRPTVVRTLDPDAVHSDKPPLPAPDPRLAGLRYFDHQDHTASAHFTQAALARYWGRGHTAPAIVESYLGYELGVLPGDLDLSTARRKAGTLNVYGWADHRPCGDPAGCGDRKVGGTALNGSPRNWTRSTRLRAPGSNAWVRPARDGRLTAFAVLGGAAYCWAETGPGSGRFGDPARVGGKLLEGQIHAVRHPDGTLQLFASRTVLPGPGTEHRRELVTARQTGTGRGGLPAFGAWEPLGSPERDPVRSMEVGFPAAVAARDGTVHVFVKTWDGGIGHRSGPHGAQWSPWDRLEGPAGVGTLRASPQVVDGIDACVDAEGLIHLVAPSVRTVQHWVSKEPGETPRPGAASGLPEPGGPVSIVPLADGVVRIAYRQSGTARVVIAERQRAIGSWRVSGQCERAGGYGRVALAPAGRGDRMVLAARDDAGDVRVALAQAAPKPWQRCRLAHSAAAGVAGDTAGRAVLVALGNDGRLYTARQEKPGQTAPFLAWRAQGR, via the coding sequence GTGCCCCGGTCAGGACCGTCAGGACCGTTCGTCCCCCGCCGCCGGCTGCTCCAGGCGACCGGCGGTGCCCTTCTCGCGGCCACCGCGGGCGCCGGCGTGTGGGCCTGGGCGTCCCCCGACGCGGCCCGCCCGGCCCCGCCGGCCCGCGAGCAGCAGCCCCCCGAGGAGCTGGCCGAGCAGGTGTTCCTGCACGTCATCGCGCACCCCGACGACGGCCTGTTCTTCATGAACCCGGGGCTTTACCAGGCCATCCGCAGCGGCGCGCGGGTGGTCACGGTGTGTCTGACGGGTGGTGAGTCCGACGGCCGCAACGCCCCCCGCGGCAGCGCCCTGCACGACCGGGTGGTCCCCGACCGGTCGGCCTTCGCCCGGGCCCGGGTCAACGGACTGCTCGCCGCGCACGCCCAGATGGCCACCGGCGACCGCAACAGCGTCTGGGACGGCGAGGCCCGCACCCTGCTGCCCGGCTTCCAGGTGGAGATCCAGACGCTGCGCGCCGCCCCCCAGCACCAGCTGGTCTTCGTGGAACTGGTCGAGGCCCGCGCGGTCTGCCAGCCGCGCGTCACCAGCCTGCGCGGCCTCTGGCTCGGGGTGGCCGACACGCTGCCCACCCTGCGGCCCGAGGCCAGCCCCGTCCAGCGGCAGTTCCGCTACACCCGCGACCAGGTCACCGACACCCTGGCGGCGGTCCTCGACTGGGTGCGGCCCACCGTCGTCCGCACCCTGGACCCCGACGCGGTGCACTCCGACAAGCCGCCGCTGCCCGCCCCCGACCCCCGGCTGGCCGGCCTGCGCTACTTCGACCACCAGGACCACACCGCCTCCGCCCACTTCACCCAGGCGGCACTGGCCCGCTACTGGGGGCGCGGCCACACCGCCCCGGCCATCGTGGAGAGCTACCTCGGCTACGAGCTGGGGGTGCTGCCGGGCGATCTCGATCTGTCCACCGCCCGCCGCAAGGCCGGCACGCTGAACGTCTACGGCTGGGCCGACCACCGCCCGTGCGGCGACCCGGCCGGCTGCGGCGACCGCAAGGTCGGCGGCACGGCCCTCAACGGCAGCCCGCGGAACTGGACCCGCAGCACCCGGCTGCGCGCCCCCGGCTCCAACGCCTGGGTGCGGCCGGCCCGGGACGGGCGGCTGACCGCCTTCGCGGTGCTCGGCGGGGCCGCGTACTGCTGGGCGGAGACCGGGCCGGGCAGCGGCCGGTTCGGCGACCCCGCCCGGGTCGGCGGGAAGCTGCTGGAGGGTCAGATCCACGCGGTGCGCCACCCCGACGGCACCCTTCAGCTGTTCGCGTCGCGGACGGTGCTGCCGGGGCCGGGCACGGAGCACCGGCGCGAGCTGGTCACCGCGCGGCAGACCGGCACCGGCCGGGGCGGTCTGCCGGCCTTCGGGGCGTGGGAGCCGCTGGGGTCCCCGGAACGGGACCCGGTGCGGTCGATGGAGGTCGGGTTCCCCGCCGCGGTGGCCGCGCGGGACGGCACGGTGCACGTCTTCGTGAAGACCTGGGACGGCGGGATCGGCCACCGCAGTGGGCCGCACGGCGCGCAGTGGTCGCCGTGGGACCGGCTGGAGGGACCGGCCGGCGTCGGCACCCTGAGGGCGTCGCCGCAGGTCGTCGACGGGATCGACGCCTGTGTGGACGCCGAGGGGCTGATCCACCTGGTCGCGCCCAGCGTCCGGACCGTGCAGCACTGGGTGTCCAAGGAGCCGGGGGAGACACCGCGGCCGGGCGCGGCCAGCGGGCTGCCGGAGCCGGGCGGGCCGGTCAGCATCGTCCCGCTGGCCGATGGTGTGGTGCGGATCGCCTACCGGCAGTCGGGGACCGCGCGGGTGGTGATCGCCGAGCGGCAGCGGGCGATCGGCAGCTGGCGGGTCTCCGGGCAGTGCGAACGGGCCGGCGGCTACGGGCGGGTGGCGCTGGCGCCGGCCGGCCGCGGCGACCGGATGGTGCTGGCCGCCCGGGACGACGCCGGTGACGTACGGGTAGCGCTGGCGCAGGCCGCGCCCAAGCCCTGGCAGCGGTGCCGGCTGGCGCACTCGGCGGCGGCCGGGGTGGCCGGCGACACGGCGGGGCGGGCGGTGCTGGTCGCGCTCGGCAACGACGGCCGGCTGTACACCGCCCGGCAGGAGAAGCCCGGGCAGACCGCCCCGTTCCTGGCCTGGCGCGCCCAGGGACGGTGA